The following are encoded in a window of Massilia sp. R2A-15 genomic DNA:
- a CDS encoding dioxygenase, whose amino-acid sequence MSPLPTIFVSHGSPMLALQDSPARRFLQELGQSLPRPKAIAVVSAHWETAGSPAVSLAPRPSTIHDFGGFPQALFDMRYPAAGAPEVAERAAALFEAAGIPVGRSADRGLDHGAWVPLKLMYPDADVPVMQISLVRGASPAVHEKLGQALAQLRHEGVLVIGSGSLTHNLYEYRGQPVDAPAPHWVSEFESWMCERLEANDAEALLDYRNRAPSAKQNHPTEEHLLPLFVAMGAAGAGAKTQLLHSSFEHGVLAMDAYAFN is encoded by the coding sequence ATGTCTCCACTGCCCACCATCTTTGTTTCACACGGCTCGCCGATGCTGGCGCTACAGGACAGTCCTGCCCGGCGCTTCTTGCAGGAGCTGGGACAAAGCCTGCCGCGGCCCAAGGCGATCGCCGTTGTCTCCGCTCACTGGGAGACTGCGGGCAGCCCGGCGGTTTCGCTGGCGCCGCGGCCCTCCACGATCCACGACTTCGGCGGCTTTCCGCAGGCGCTGTTCGACATGCGCTACCCGGCGGCCGGTGCGCCGGAAGTTGCCGAGCGCGCCGCCGCGCTGTTCGAAGCGGCCGGCATCCCGGTCGGCCGCAGCGCCGACCGCGGCCTGGATCACGGCGCCTGGGTCCCGCTCAAGCTGATGTACCCGGACGCTGACGTGCCGGTCATGCAGATCTCGCTGGTGCGCGGCGCCAGCCCGGCCGTGCACGAAAAGCTGGGCCAGGCACTGGCGCAATTGCGCCACGAAGGCGTGCTGGTCATCGGATCGGGATCGTTGACCCACAACCTGTACGAGTACCGCGGCCAGCCGGTCGATGCGCCCGCGCCGCACTGGGTCAGCGAATTCGAAAGCTGGATGTGCGAACGGCTGGAAGCCAATGACGCAGAGGCCTTGCTGGACTATCGCAACCGCGCGCCGTCGGCCAAGCAGAACCATCCGACCGAGGAGCACCTGTTGCCGCTGTTCGTAGCGATGGGCGCGGCCGGCGCCGGCGCGAAGACGCAGCTGCTGCATTCGAGTTTCGAACACGGCGTCCTCGCCATGGACGCGTACGCATTCAACTAA
- a CDS encoding alpha/beta hydrolase: MTDTLNETLVEPVSGLTYRVQAARDAQGEAPCLILLHGVGANEAGFIELARRMDPRLVVVLARGPLEFGPMQFGWFQVRFTATGPAIDAAQAELSRQKLVSFIAQLPQAHDVDPNRIWIAGFSQGGIMSASIGLTAPDKVAGFGILSGRILPEVLPLAQPGAVTAFVSHGAQDQKLGIHFARDAKEVLDGLKVPLQYHEYQAGHELNMAMLDDFKQWLGVQLDEPVNLT; this comes from the coding sequence ATGACTGACACATTGAACGAGACGCTGGTCGAACCGGTATCCGGATTGACCTACCGCGTTCAAGCCGCCCGCGACGCGCAGGGCGAGGCGCCATGCCTGATCCTGCTGCACGGCGTCGGCGCCAACGAAGCGGGTTTCATCGAACTGGCGCGCCGCATGGATCCGCGACTGGTCGTGGTGCTGGCGCGCGGCCCGCTCGAATTCGGGCCGATGCAGTTCGGCTGGTTCCAGGTGCGCTTCACGGCAACCGGACCGGCAATCGATGCGGCGCAGGCCGAGCTGTCGCGCCAGAAGCTGGTGAGCTTCATCGCGCAGCTGCCGCAAGCGCATGACGTCGATCCCAACCGCATCTGGATCGCCGGTTTCAGCCAGGGCGGCATCATGAGCGCGAGCATTGGACTGACGGCGCCGGACAAGGTGGCCGGTTTCGGCATCCTGAGCGGACGCATCCTGCCGGAAGTGCTGCCGCTCGCGCAGCCGGGCGCGGTGACCGCATTCGTCAGTCACGGCGCACAGGACCAGAAACTGGGCATTCACTTTGCCCGCGATGCAAAGGAAGTCCTCGATGGACTCAAAGTGCCTTTGCAGTATCACGAGTATCAAGCCGGCCACGAGCTGAACATGGCGATGCTGGACGACTTCAAACAATGGCTCGGTGTTCAGCTCGACGAGCCTGTAAATTTAACTTAA
- a CDS encoding DoxX family protein, translated as MQTNTTIPTNFDDTSKLVLRAALAIMLLFHGYAKLTGGIGFVGDMLAKAGAPAALGYLVYVGEVIAPLMILAGVFTRPAGLVVAINMMVAVLLVHTGQVFTINQTGGWALELQGMYFVAAVAVALLGAGRYSLGGTTGRFN; from the coding sequence ATGCAAACCAATACAACCATCCCTACCAATTTCGACGACACCAGCAAGCTGGTCCTGCGCGCGGCCCTGGCGATCATGCTGCTCTTTCATGGCTACGCCAAGCTCACCGGCGGCATCGGCTTCGTCGGCGACATGCTGGCGAAAGCCGGCGCGCCGGCGGCGCTGGGCTACCTGGTCTACGTCGGCGAAGTGATCGCGCCGCTGATGATCCTGGCCGGTGTCTTCACGCGTCCTGCCGGGCTGGTAGTGGCCATCAACATGATGGTCGCCGTCCTGCTGGTGCATACCGGCCAGGTATTCACCATCAATCAAACCGGCGGCTGGGCGCTCGAACTGCAAGGGATGTATTTCGTTGCGGCGGTCGCTGTCGCGCTGTTGGGAGCCGGCCGTTACAGCCTTGGCGGCACGACGGGCCGCTTCAACTAG
- a CDS encoding M23 family metallopeptidase: MTLPLIVNKIRSDGPREGLSNSYGKVRNNASKWHRGWDLSAEPNSPVFAVADGVVVQSLDDVSGYGRCVVLEIKNPKFEPNSNKSFGNGNFEKLYILYAHLSQTDITDGTVKRGEQIGKTGTSGNAGGEPPHLHIEILLENKIKKSTPRLDPGELLGYELYSCGGTGLVNQEVFGSCKAN, translated from the coding sequence ATGACACTGCCTCTCATTGTTAACAAGATTCGCTCCGATGGGCCACGGGAAGGACTCAGCAACTCATACGGAAAGGTGCGAAACAACGCTTCAAAATGGCATAGAGGATGGGATCTCTCGGCCGAGCCCAATTCACCGGTGTTTGCCGTGGCAGACGGAGTTGTCGTGCAGAGTCTCGACGACGTATCCGGATATGGCCGCTGCGTCGTGCTGGAGATCAAAAATCCAAAATTTGAGCCAAATTCAAATAAATCATTCGGAAATGGCAACTTTGAGAAACTTTACATCTTGTACGCCCATCTCAGCCAGACCGATATCACCGACGGGACAGTGAAGCGTGGTGAACAAATTGGAAAGACTGGGACTTCCGGAAATGCAGGAGGCGAACCTCCACATCTCCATATTGAGATACTTTTGGAAAACAAGATCAAGAAAAGCACGCCGCGTTTAGATCCCGGTGAACTGTTGGGCTACGAACTTTACTCTTGCGGCGGTACTGGACTGGTAAATCAAGAAGTCTTCGGTTCATGTAAGGCGAACTGA
- a CDS encoding PLP-dependent aspartate aminotransferase family protein has protein sequence MDIKNMKPESIAAQGLGWIDDATRAISPPIHTATTYLRDEDNQYRSGRIYSRDQNPTYDQAEAVLTALEGGHQTLLFASGMAAATAVFQALTPGDHVLAPKVMYWSLRNWLKNFATHWGLQIDFIEMDSPAAVQAAIQPGKTKLVWIETPANPLWTITDIEATCRIAHAAGALVAVDSTVGTPVLTQPLKRGADIVMHAATKYLNGHSDVIAGSLTVNADSPFWQRIRSIRAQIGGVLGPFEAWLLTRGMRTLYPRVRTACVSAQRIAEHFEGHPLVAEVLYPGLPSFAGHEVAARQMIGGFGGMLSIRAKGGEAAAIAVAANVQLWKRATSLGGVESLIEHRASVEGSGTPAPADLLRLSVGIEDVGDLIADLDAALKLAHA, from the coding sequence ATGGACATCAAGAACATGAAGCCGGAAAGTATCGCCGCCCAGGGATTGGGCTGGATCGACGACGCCACCAGGGCGATCTCGCCGCCGATTCACACCGCCACGACGTACTTGCGCGATGAGGACAACCAGTACCGGTCCGGCCGCATCTACTCGCGCGACCAGAATCCCACCTACGACCAGGCGGAAGCGGTGCTGACGGCGCTTGAAGGGGGCCACCAGACGCTGTTGTTCGCATCGGGCATGGCGGCGGCGACGGCGGTGTTCCAGGCGCTGACGCCGGGCGACCATGTGCTGGCGCCGAAGGTGATGTACTGGTCGCTGCGCAACTGGCTGAAAAACTTCGCCACGCACTGGGGCCTGCAGATCGATTTCATCGAGATGGATTCGCCCGCGGCCGTTCAGGCGGCGATCCAGCCCGGCAAGACAAAGCTGGTATGGATCGAGACGCCGGCCAATCCCTTGTGGACGATTACCGATATCGAGGCGACCTGCCGGATCGCGCACGCGGCCGGCGCGCTGGTGGCGGTGGATTCGACGGTGGGCACGCCGGTGCTGACGCAGCCGCTAAAACGCGGCGCGGACATCGTCATGCACGCCGCGACCAAGTACCTGAACGGGCACTCGGATGTCATCGCGGGCAGCCTGACGGTGAACGCCGATTCGCCGTTCTGGCAGCGCATTCGCAGTATCCGCGCACAGATCGGCGGCGTACTGGGCCCGTTCGAGGCCTGGCTGCTGACGCGCGGGATGCGCACGCTGTATCCGCGGGTGCGCACCGCATGCGTTTCGGCGCAGCGCATCGCCGAGCATTTCGAGGGACATCCGCTGGTAGCCGAAGTGCTTTATCCGGGACTGCCATCGTTCGCCGGTCATGAGGTGGCGGCCAGGCAGATGATAGGGGGCTTCGGCGGCATGCTGTCGATTCGCGCCAAGGGAGGCGAAGCGGCGGCGATTGCCGTGGCGGCTAACGTACAGCTGTGGAAGCGCGCCACGTCGCTGGGCGGCGTGGAGAGCCTGATCGAGCATCGCGCCAGTGTCGAAGGATCGGGCACGCCGGCGCCGGCCGACCTGCTGCGCCTGTCGGTGGGGATCGAGGATGTCGGCGATCTGATTGCCGATCTCGACGCGGCGCTAAAGCTGGCGCACGCCTGA
- a CDS encoding IclR family transcriptional regulator C-terminal domain-containing protein encodes MKKPVLVDVEVAKCDLIDGLIKGVEVIRAFSGEAVQMSATEMAEKLGLSRSAARRYLLTLVHIGMAATDGRNFWLTPKVLSLGHSYLDSARLPRAIVPFLQRLTLQLQESTNYSVLDGDEVVYITRVNAPRQLTVGFDPGTRLPAHTSTAGRVLLAAQSDEALHAYLDRVTLVAYTHATVTDKAQLLRELLQIREQGFGVTESQYEIGLRGISVPIKSRHGNLVGALSVSMLISTCSTAEASAKCVPALQATANTVMLWV; translated from the coding sequence ATGAAAAAGCCTGTCCTGGTCGATGTGGAGGTCGCCAAGTGCGACCTGATCGATGGCCTGATCAAGGGTGTCGAAGTGATCCGCGCGTTCAGCGGTGAAGCGGTGCAGATGAGCGCGACCGAAATGGCCGAAAAGCTGGGCCTGAGCCGGAGCGCGGCGCGGCGTTATCTGCTCACGCTGGTCCATATCGGCATGGCGGCCACCGACGGGCGCAACTTCTGGCTCACGCCCAAGGTGCTGTCGCTGGGCCACTCCTACCTCGATTCGGCGCGGCTGCCGCGCGCCATCGTGCCGTTCCTGCAGCGCCTCACGCTGCAGCTGCAGGAGTCCACCAACTACTCCGTGCTGGACGGCGACGAGGTGGTGTACATCACGCGGGTCAACGCGCCGCGCCAGCTGACGGTCGGCTTCGACCCGGGCACGCGCCTGCCGGCGCACACCTCCACCGCGGGCCGCGTGCTGCTGGCCGCCCAGTCCGATGAAGCGCTGCACGCCTACCTGGACCGGGTTACCCTGGTCGCCTACACGCACGCCACCGTCACCGACAAGGCGCAGCTGCTGCGCGAACTGCTGCAGATTCGCGAACAAGGCTTCGGCGTAACCGAAAGCCAGTACGAGATCGGGCTGCGCGGGATCTCGGTGCCGATCAAGAGCCGGCACGGCAACCTGGTGGGCGCGCTGTCGGTGTCGATGCTGATATCGACCTGCTCCACCGCGGAGGCCAGCGCGAAGTGCGTGCCGGCGTTGCAGGCGACGGCGAATACCGTGATGCTGTGGGTGTAG
- a CDS encoding 4-hydroxyphenylpyruvate dioxygenase produces the protein MTSQDSIPEPNNPLGIDGIEFVEYATSQPLALGALLEQMGFVATARHRSREVTLYRQGSMNVIVNADPRALPQSGTEPQSTLLSAIALRVRDAAAAYQHAIDQGAWAIQTRAGAMELNIPGIHGVGDSIIYFVDRFRDFSIYDVDFKPIANAPAHPPAVSGMHFFGVVQAIDAGRAPEWIDFYAQLMDFHVLPEGQYFGVVPKGTLLVSPCHRFYLQLVEPPEGAGGLQWGEQLIRVAFGAPDVEAATRALKQRGIVFIDREPVQPNAKGALTQLYKGGVSFELVVSHLQPEAA, from the coding sequence ATGACAAGCCAAGACAGCATTCCTGAACCGAATAATCCCTTGGGGATCGATGGCATCGAGTTCGTGGAGTACGCGACCTCGCAGCCGCTGGCGCTGGGCGCCTTGCTCGAGCAGATGGGCTTTGTCGCCACCGCGCGCCACCGATCGCGCGAAGTCACCCTGTACCGGCAGGGCTCAATGAACGTCATCGTCAACGCCGACCCGCGCGCCTTGCCGCAGTCGGGCACCGAACCGCAATCGACCCTGCTCAGCGCCATCGCGCTGCGCGTGCGCGACGCCGCCGCCGCGTACCAGCACGCCATCGACCAGGGCGCCTGGGCCATCCAGACCCGCGCCGGCGCGATGGAGCTGAACATCCCCGGAATCCACGGCGTGGGCGACTCGATCATCTACTTTGTCGACCGCTTCCGCGACTTTTCGATCTACGACGTCGACTTCAAGCCAATCGCCAACGCGCCGGCGCATCCGCCGGCAGTCTCCGGCATGCACTTCTTCGGCGTGGTGCAGGCGATCGACGCCGGCCGCGCGCCGGAATGGATCGACTTCTACGCCCAGCTGATGGACTTCCACGTGCTGCCCGAGGGCCAGTACTTCGGCGTGGTCCCGAAGGGCACCTTGCTGGTCAGCCCCTGCCACCGCTTCTACCTGCAGCTGGTCGAACCGCCCGAAGGCGCGGGCGGCCTGCAATGGGGCGAGCAGCTCATACGCGTCGCGTTTGGCGCCCCCGACGTCGAGGCGGCCACGCGCGCATTGAAACAGCGCGGCATCGTCTTCATCGACCGCGAGCCGGTGCAGCCGAACGCGAAGGGCGCGCTGACGCAACTGTACAAAGGCGGCGTCAGCTTCGAGCTGGTCGTCAGCCATCTGCAGCCGGAGGCAGCATGA